The following proteins are encoded in a genomic region of Arachis ipaensis cultivar K30076 chromosome B02, Araip1.1, whole genome shotgun sequence:
- the LOC107624767 gene encoding uncharacterized protein LOC107624767, with amino-acid sequence MTCNSLGMLIPKQHRIPYLDLLLSEYSSFKIIEDGKLVANPWNMPPPYPTNSAILSASSLSNMLSIPLKKSEPLDLYEPLHSYVALKYSESEAKRVQDLFKMLRKLRNEMQRDDLSLPIRRDCLIYYFKFLCMVEPLFPMTNSPNPPIFVWYNAFNPQDNSSQHNIHLEKASVLFNLRAICTHITVSCDLTTDQGHRLAVRALNDASYWFFVLWKFEAEKASATIDLSVNWVELLHKIITAQIADLKRNYPHSCSYSHGFSLPAYPVSRYRKAYDMSTIGPLAENLVQSSIPQFLQSKLKAFHVKTRSIDVTEQFLSGYCEAQSLLQEAYQTSCLDLFSEVGSFKIKDGNLVPNLRGSNVAIGGDELAGERRPPPQ; translated from the exons ATGACTTGCAATTCCTTGGGCATGCTTATACCCAAGCAACATAGAATCCCATACCTTGACCTCCTCCTCTCTGAGTACAGCTCTTTTAAGATTATTGAGGATGGAAAGCTAGTGGCCAACCCGTGGAACATGCCTCCTCCTTATCCAACAAATTCGGCCATCCTCTCAGCTTCGTCTTTGTCAAATATGCTGTCAATCCCTTTGAAGAAGAGTGAGCCCTTGGACCTCTATGAGCCCCTTCACAGTTATGTTGCCCTTAAATACTCGGAAAGCGAGGCAAAGAGAGTACAAGACCTTTTCAAAATGCTACGTAAATTGCGCAATGAAATGCAGCGTGATGACCTCTCTCTACCCATTCGCCGTGACTGCTTAATCTACTATTTCAAATTCCTTTGCATGGTTGAGCCTTTGTTCCCCATGACTAACTCACCCAATCCACCTATCTTTGTTTGGTACAATGCCTTCAACCCACAAGACAACTCTTCTCAGCACAACATCCATTTGGAAAAAGCCTCTGTTCTCTTCAACTTGCGAGCAATCTGCACCCACATTACTGTCTCCTGCGATCTCACCACCGACCAAGGCCATCGCCTTGCAGTGAGGGCCTTAAATGATGCCTCATACTGGTTCTTCGTACTGTGGAAGTTTGAGGCAGAGAAGGCATCTGCCACCATTGACTTGTCAGTAAACTGGGTCGAGCTGCTTCACAAGATAATAACCGCTCAGATTGCCGACTTGAAAAGGAATTATCCTCATTCCTGTTCCTATTCCCATGGATTCTCATTACCTGCATATCCG GTTAGTCGTTATCGGAAAGCTTATGATATGTCGACAATTGGGCCTTTAGCTGAGAATCTTGTTCAATCCTCAATACCTCAATTTCTTCAGTCGAAGCTCAAGGCCTTCCATGTTAAAACTCGTTCCATTGATGTCACTGAACAATTTCTTTCGGGGTATTGTGAGGCTCAATCCCTGCTTCAAGAGGCGTATCAAACATCATGCTTGGACCTTTTCTCCGAGGTTGGCTCTTTCAAGATTAAGGATGGAAATCTTGTGCCCAACCTTAGAGGCAGTAATGTTGCCATTGGGGGAGATGAGCTCGCCGGAGAGCGGAGACCACCACCGCAGTAA